From Drosophila suzukii unplaced genomic scaffold, CBGP_Dsuzu_IsoJpt1.0 scf_4, whole genome shotgun sequence, a single genomic window includes:
- the RNASEK gene encoding ribonuclease kappa, with translation MKICGPKLSLCGLIISVWGIVQLVLMGLFFYINSVALIEDLPLEEEYHSLEDFYAAANRAYNQNAYNCWIAACIYVLTLLVSAQQFYMNSRVTVN, from the exons ATGAAAATCTGTGGTCCGAAGTTGTCCCTGTGCGGTCTGATCATCTCCGTTTGGGGTATTGTCCAATTG GTTCTTATGGGTCTATTTTTCTACATCAATAGCGTGGCTCTTATTGAGGATTTACCCCTAGAAGAGGAATACCATTCCTTAGAAGATTTTTATGCAGCCGCTAATAGAGCGTACAACCAG AATGCCTACAATTGCTGGATTGCTGCATGCATCTACGTGCTTACATTGCTGGTTTCCGCACAACAATTTTACATGAATAGTAGAGTCACTGTCAACTAA